One stretch of Paenibacillus sp. AN1007 DNA includes these proteins:
- a CDS encoding extracellular solute-binding protein, with the protein MAGILKRKKWILSAVMMTAAAGMILYLTSDVDGQRAIVAPGSLPAIEVDELLQQTRQKKGYEQYFLAVGQAGQPEVDITIEAGNYIRAEGGGVRKLKDYEGMQGESLHTGETGEVEWIIDVPESGLYNLSALYYPVEGKSSAVERALYIDGELPFAEAAYLQFDRVWGNEKDVVEQDNQGNDLRPRQVEKPRWLEEIFQDPDGYEQAPFKFFLEKGKHSLTLKSSREPMVIHSLRLFNEQPAIPYAETEGAKQTDMNAQPKDVLIRIEGEHAVRKSSPTLYPTSERSSSAVFPYSASQVRINTIGGYNWRLPGQWIEWEVDVPESGLYQIAFTAQQNFVKGIYSNRRLTIDGKVPFAEMAQTAFRYQSNYRVDVMGREEEAYRFQLEKGKHVLRLENSLGGFAPLIRNVEDSLYNLNSMYRRILMITGTKPDEFRDYRVEEQITNLLDVFAGESKRLKEVAAQLRLLSGQSSDQEALLQTMALQLDEMIDKPDTIPRRLAAYKTNTGGLGTWVQQAREQPLEIDALHIASLDQDIPAAGMGPFAKLGHEARTFYNSFFIDYNQIGNIADSEHQRTVTVWIGSGRDQANTMKAMIDKTFTPDSGINVNLKLVNMGTLLPAVLSGEGPDIAMQIGNDLPVNFAMRNSAVDLTQFSDYREVQQEFRDSAIVPYVYDAGVYALPETQTFNMLFYRKDVLEELGLEVPQTWDEVEALLAILSKNHMEFGMPMVTQANMQGVNIPPNSQYAAMLLQNGGAFYRNDGKESDLDSKIGIETFKQWTEFYTDYKLEREYDFANRFRTGQMPIGLSDYTMYNQLSVFAPEIRGLWGFVPVPGTIQPDGTINRDVPGGGSAVMMLENAKDQEAAWEFMKWWTSTPVQAEFGREMEGLMGAAARYPTANIKALDSLPWPAEDYANLKAQFETVKGIPEIPGGYFTGRHLFNAFYKTVVGQMEARESIMDYTQYIQDEIRVKRHEFGLP; encoded by the coding sequence ATGGCTGGAATTCTTAAGCGCAAGAAATGGATATTGTCCGCAGTGATGATGACTGCGGCGGCCGGCATGATTCTATACCTGACGTCTGATGTAGATGGGCAGCGAGCCATTGTTGCGCCTGGCAGCCTGCCAGCCATAGAGGTGGATGAACTGCTGCAGCAGACACGGCAAAAGAAGGGATATGAACAATATTTTTTAGCTGTAGGGCAGGCGGGACAGCCTGAAGTGGACATCACCATTGAAGCGGGAAATTACATAAGAGCCGAAGGTGGGGGCGTCCGCAAACTGAAGGATTACGAAGGGATGCAGGGTGAATCCCTGCACACGGGGGAGACCGGGGAAGTTGAATGGATCATTGATGTGCCGGAGAGCGGGCTGTACAACCTTTCGGCCTTATATTACCCGGTGGAGGGCAAAAGCTCGGCTGTAGAACGCGCCTTATACATTGATGGTGAACTCCCATTTGCGGAAGCCGCCTATTTGCAGTTTGACCGGGTGTGGGGCAATGAAAAAGATGTGGTAGAGCAGGATAACCAAGGCAATGATTTGCGTCCAAGACAGGTGGAGAAACCGCGCTGGCTGGAGGAAATATTTCAGGACCCGGACGGCTATGAGCAGGCCCCGTTCAAGTTTTTTTTGGAGAAAGGAAAGCATTCACTGACGTTGAAATCGTCACGCGAACCGATGGTCATTCATTCCCTCCGACTGTTTAATGAACAGCCTGCGATTCCTTATGCAGAGACAGAAGGAGCCAAGCAGACGGACATGAATGCGCAGCCGAAGGATGTTCTTATTCGCATTGAAGGAGAACATGCTGTTCGCAAGTCCTCTCCAACGTTATATCCAACGAGCGAAAGATCAAGTTCAGCCGTATTTCCTTACAGCGCTTCCCAGGTTCGCATCAACACCATTGGTGGCTACAACTGGCGTCTGCCCGGACAGTGGATTGAGTGGGAAGTGGATGTGCCAGAAAGCGGATTATATCAAATTGCATTTACCGCGCAGCAGAATTTTGTTAAAGGGATCTACTCCAATCGCAGGTTAACCATTGATGGCAAAGTGCCATTTGCCGAGATGGCCCAAACAGCGTTCCGATATCAGAGCAATTATCGAGTTGATGTCATGGGAAGGGAAGAGGAAGCCTATCGCTTCCAACTCGAAAAGGGCAAACATGTGCTTCGCCTGGAGAATAGTCTTGGTGGCTTTGCTCCACTGATTCGAAATGTGGAGGATAGTCTCTATAACCTCAACTCCATGTATCGCCGTATTCTGATGATTACAGGCACGAAGCCGGACGAATTCAGGGACTATCGAGTGGAAGAGCAGATTACGAATCTGCTGGATGTATTTGCCGGGGAGAGCAAACGATTGAAGGAAGTTGCCGCGCAGCTTCGCCTGTTATCAGGTCAATCCAGCGATCAGGAAGCCCTGCTTCAAACGATGGCACTGCAGCTGGATGAAATGATCGACAAACCCGACACCATTCCAAGACGGCTTGCAGCATACAAAACGAATACCGGGGGCCTTGGAACCTGGGTGCAGCAGGCGCGTGAGCAGCCGCTTGAAATTGACGCACTGCATATCGCTTCGTTAGACCAAGATATTCCGGCTGCAGGTATGGGACCCTTTGCCAAGCTGGGTCATGAAGCAAGAACCTTCTATAACTCGTTCTTTATTGACTATAACCAGATTGGCAACATAGCGGATTCCGAGCACCAACGCACGGTTACCGTCTGGATTGGCAGCGGACGTGATCAGGCCAACACGATGAAGGCCATGATTGACAAAACCTTCACTCCGGACAGCGGCATCAACGTAAATCTGAAGCTGGTGAACATGGGAACGTTACTGCCTGCAGTGTTATCCGGGGAAGGGCCGGATATCGCGATGCAGATTGGTAACGATCTGCCCGTGAACTTTGCGATGCGGAACTCGGCTGTGGACCTGACACAGTTCAGTGACTACCGAGAGGTGCAGCAGGAATTCAGAGATAGTGCCATCGTTCCGTATGTTTATGATGCAGGGGTGTATGCCCTGCCGGAGACACAAACCTTTAATATGCTTTTTTATCGCAAAGACGTGCTTGAAGAGCTTGGACTTGAGGTGCCTCAAACCTGGGATGAGGTTGAAGCTCTGCTCGCCATCCTGAGCAAAAATCATATGGAATTTGGCATGCCGATGGTAACCCAGGCCAATATGCAGGGAGTAAATATTCCGCCAAACTCTCAGTATGCAGCCATGCTTCTCCAGAACGGGGGAGCCTTCTATCGGAATGATGGCAAAGAGTCGGATCTGGATTCCAAAATCGGGATTGAGACGTTCAAACAGTGGACGGAGTTTTACACCGACTACAAGCTGGAGCGTGAATATGATTTTGCCAACCGGTTTCGCACCGGACAGATGCCGATCGGTTTAAGTGATTACACCATGTATAACCAACTATCCGTATTTGCTCCAGAGATACGCGGGCTGTGGGGATTTGTGCCTGTTCCGGGAACCATCCAGCCGGATGGAACGATAAACCGTGACGTTCCGGGTGGAGGCAGTGCAGTCATGATGCTGGAGAACGCCAAGGATCAGGAGGCGGCGTGGGAATTCATGAAATGGTGGACCAGTACCCCGGTTCAGGCCGAATTTGGCCGAGAGATGGAAGGGCTGATGGGAGCTGCGGCTCGTTACCCGACGGCGAATATCAAGGCACTGGATTCCTTGCCATGGCCTGCGGAGGATTACGCCAATCTCAAGGCACAATTCGAAACGGTTAAGGGAATACCCGAGATACCAGGCGGTTATTTTACCGGTCGCCATCTATTCAATGCATTTTACAAAACCGTTGTGGGCCAAATGGAAGCCAGGGAGTCCATCATGGATTATACCCAGTATATTCAGGACGAGATTCGGGTCAAACGTCATGAATTTGGTCTTCCGTAA
- a CDS encoding extracellular solute-binding protein, which yields MKRWNVLPLMLLAVLFFVSACSGGTAQTGVDPGAAANPGSNTEAAEINKEAGAEEKTADVPDLGGRVIKVAAWWDLKPAGETASDKARLDKIAEVEKKYNVKIEFVNVPFEEYMNKFTTSVLAGEPFADIVQMEYKSALPAILKGQLLPLSEFTTADNNINQEGNLIAKYPAIAGSEYAFESPTSIGLGLHYNRDLFKKLSLPDPQELYEKGEWNWDKFLEIAKLAAKDTDNDGKIDVYGFSGWAIDVIRHFTAANGGTIADDVNRKEGLSDPKTIEAAEFVKRLYNVENVVKVKTGDKTNWEETNTFKDGDVALFTAAEWQLGDLTFSVGVVPIPNGPQGSKNVTYANNTAAAKFIAKGVKDPKVVYQIYEETFDIPQIEEYPGQDYLESLYTDERDIQMIREHIAGTGRILLDDAYTGYPIGDYVNDIIKNNASVTATAEKYKAQAQAAIDKLGKQ from the coding sequence ATGAAAAGATGGAATGTTCTGCCGTTGATGCTGCTTGCAGTACTGTTTTTTGTATCCGCTTGCAGTGGGGGCACTGCGCAAACCGGAGTTGACCCTGGGGCAGCAGCCAATCCGGGGAGTAATACTGAAGCTGCCGAGATTAACAAGGAAGCCGGTGCTGAAGAAAAAACAGCAGATGTACCGGATTTGGGTGGACGTGTTATCAAAGTTGCGGCCTGGTGGGATCTGAAGCCAGCGGGAGAAACCGCTTCTGACAAAGCAAGGCTGGATAAGATTGCAGAAGTCGAAAAAAAATATAACGTCAAGATTGAGTTTGTTAACGTACCTTTTGAAGAATATATGAACAAATTCACTACCTCTGTACTTGCTGGTGAACCTTTCGCCGATATCGTGCAGATGGAGTATAAATCCGCGCTTCCAGCTATCCTCAAAGGGCAACTGCTGCCTCTCTCCGAGTTCACTACAGCTGACAACAATATCAACCAAGAGGGAAATCTGATCGCCAAATATCCTGCCATTGCAGGCAGTGAATACGCATTTGAATCACCAACCAGCATTGGGCTCGGCCTCCACTATAACCGTGACCTGTTTAAGAAATTATCTTTGCCTGATCCGCAGGAATTGTATGAGAAAGGTGAATGGAACTGGGATAAGTTTTTGGAAATCGCCAAACTGGCAGCCAAGGACACAGATAACGACGGCAAAATTGACGTATATGGTTTTTCCGGTTGGGCCATCGATGTCATTCGTCACTTCACGGCTGCCAATGGCGGGACGATTGCAGATGACGTAAACAGGAAGGAAGGATTATCTGATCCCAAAACGATTGAAGCAGCTGAATTCGTCAAACGATTGTATAACGTCGAAAATGTAGTGAAGGTCAAAACAGGAGACAAAACCAATTGGGAAGAAACCAACACATTTAAGGATGGGGATGTTGCTCTGTTTACGGCTGCGGAGTGGCAGCTCGGCGATCTGACCTTCTCCGTTGGTGTAGTGCCTATTCCAAACGGACCGCAGGGAAGCAAAAATGTAACTTATGCCAATAACACAGCTGCGGCCAAATTTATAGCCAAGGGAGTTAAAGACCCAAAGGTAGTCTACCAAATCTACGAAGAGACGTTTGACATTCCGCAGATTGAAGAATATCCGGGTCAAGACTACCTGGAAAGTCTTTATACAGACGAAAGAGACATCCAGATGATTCGCGAGCATATCGCGGGAACAGGACGCATTCTGCTGGATGATGCATACACCGGTTATCCGATTGGCGACTACGTGAACGATATTATTAAAAATAATGCTTCGGTGACTGCGACTGCAGAGAAATACAAGGCCCAAGCCCAAGCTGCCATTGATAAACTGGGCAAGCAATAG